GGCCCGGTGGTGCAGTTGTTCGATGCGCTGCTGCTGCGTAGTGACGTCCTGGGCCACCTTCAACCACAGGCGAGTGCCGTCGTGCTGGACCGAGACAGCGGTGTGGACCTGGCAGTACACGGTGTGCCCGTCGGCGTGGGGCAACACCCGGAGCTCTCCGTGGAGCGGGGTCTCCGGTGTCGCCGCCGGTCCGGAGCCACCCCTGCCCGGCAACGAAGCTTCGTTCGTGCCCAACAGTTCCGTGCGGTCGCGGCCGATCAACCTCCCGGCCGCGTCGTTGGCATCCAGCACTCCGCCGGACTCACCGACGATGAACAGGGCCACCGGTACGAGGTCGAACAGGCCCGGTATCAGCCGCGGTGGTGACGGCCGTCCCGCCACTCGAATGGCGTCATCGAGCGCTTCCAGATGGTTCAGCACGCCGTCGTCGTGGTGCCCACCCGAGCCGCTCAGCCGCTCCCGCAGGCTGACCAACGCGTCCCGCCGCAGGAAATGGCGCGAATCAATCATCAGTCCCCCCGGAGGCGGGACTGAACCGTACCCATGCGGACGGCGTGAGCATCGGAATCTTCGTGGCCAACCGTGAGGGGCGGTTCCACCCCACGAGCCGGTCGAGCGAGATAAGTCGAGCCACAGGAATTCTCATTCGTCGAAGCGGGCTCGTAGCCAGGATCAATAAACCGTGCCAGCTTCTGCTCAACCAGCTATGTTTAGCCTACCAAAGGAACGGACAGCTCAGCACCACCACACGTTGTGTAGTTGTATACACTCGAGGTGATGAGAGGGGGATAACACCGTCGGACCGTCGACGGGCTCTCGGATACTCCGGGAGACTGACCCCGGTTCTAGTGAGCACGTATGAGTTGTTCGCCCCTCACGGCCAGCTGACCGCGGGTACGGACGGGAGCGTCAACACATGTGGGTCGGCCGGGACGAGCCGTTGCCGCCATCCCGATCGAAGAACGCGGGGGCGGCCCGTCCAACAAGGGAACGTTCGCCGCCGTGCGAGGTCGACACTTCCATGACACGACCGAGTCCCGGCGACTGATCTCATCGCCCGGCATCGCACCGGCCACGGCGCGGACCGCCACGACAAGGAGGCGGGTGATCGAACCCGCGTGACACCGCCGCGACCGGACGGATCGGCCGACCTCGGGTGAGGACAACACGACCAACCGGGCGACGTGCCTCAGCAATTCAGTCAGGTGGTGATGATGAGCGAGACGACCGACGAGGAGAGCGGCCTCGTGGTCGAGCTGTCGCGGGCCGCACAGCGGTTACAGCGTTCGAGCTCGGAGACCGAGGCGTTGCGATTGATCGTGTCCGGCGCCGTGGACACGGTGCCGGGCGCCGAGCAGGCGGGGGTGTCGTTGTTGCATCGCGATGGCGGGGTCACCTCGGCGGCGACCAGCGATCCCACCGTCGACGAGGTGGATCAGCTGCAGGCCGACTACCAGGAGGGCCCCTGTGTGACCGCCCTGCGGGAGCAGCACACGGTCATAGTCGACGATCTGACCGTCGAGACGGACCGCTGGCCCCGCTTCGCGCCCGACGCGACCGCGCTGCGAGTGGCCAGCATGCTGTCGTTTCACCTGTTCACCCGCGACGACACCGTGGGCGCGTTGAACCTGTACTCCGGGAGCCCGCGCAGTTTCGGGACGGAATCACAGCTGCTGGGCGGGTTGTTCGCCGCGCACGCGGCCACCGCCCTTGGCGGGGCCCGCCACGTCGCTCAACTGCACCGAGCGTTGGCCACCCGTGACCTGATCGGGCAGGCCAAGGGCATCCTCATGGAACGCTTCGACCTGGATGCCGACGCGGCGTTTCAGCTGCTGGTCCGCAGCTCCCAGGACGCCAACATGAAACTCGTGGCGGTGGCACGATGGTTGACCCGAGCCGAGGCCTCGGACGAGCAGGACGCGTGAGGACCGCCTGCCGGGGTGACGGGGCACGCCCCTGCTGGGCGAGTCGTCCTCGTGGCCCGGGCTACGATGAGGCCGCGGGGCGTGCCGTTTCACCGTCCAGCAGTCGGCACGGCCGCGCACAGTACATCGAGACCGCCTCCGCGGTGGGAGATGGTGATGAGTCAGGACCGGCGAACAGTGCTGATGTCCCGGCTGGAAAACCGGCTCGACGCCGCCGATGGGACGGCA
The nucleotide sequence above comes from Actinopolyspora erythraea. Encoded proteins:
- a CDS encoding GAF and ANTAR domain-containing protein: MSETTDEESGLVVELSRAAQRLQRSSSETEALRLIVSGAVDTVPGAEQAGVSLLHRDGGVTSAATSDPTVDEVDQLQADYQEGPCVTALREQHTVIVDDLTVETDRWPRFAPDATALRVASMLSFHLFTRDDTVGALNLYSGSPRSFGTESQLLGGLFAAHAATALGGARHVAQLHRALATRDLIGQAKGILMERFDLDADAAFQLLVRSSQDANMKLVAVARWLTRAEASDEQDA